Proteins encoded in a region of the Synechococcus sp. BIOS-U3-1 genome:
- a CDS encoding DUF2103 domain-containing protein translates to MGRLVITHSTYVEGLIPWLKVLAKDPEIQTITPGVISRVRGRSSYLQLRVSIPVTGGFKMLARKGTSAQEVFVVTQLAKDELLRRIQTSSP, encoded by the coding sequence GTGGGGCGCCTGGTTATTACGCACAGCACCTATGTAGAAGGGTTGATCCCCTGGCTCAAGGTTCTCGCCAAGGATCCTGAGATTCAGACGATCACCCCTGGGGTGATTTCTAGAGTCCGTGGACGTAGCTCGTATCTTCAGTTGAGGGTTTCGATACCAGTCACAGGTGGCTTCAAAATGCTTGCCCGCAAAGGCACCAGTGCTCAAGAAGTTTTTGTAGTGACACAGCTCGCCAAGGATGAACTCCTTAGACGAATCCAAACCTCTAGCCCCTAA
- a CDS encoding BCD family MFS transporter — translation MGSARFIVLALRLGLFQACLGALSVLTLGIFNRLLIDEFEVPAALTALALGSQQLVAFSRIWFGQQSDRCRWRQLRRTPFIVGGAAAFCALTWVAGRTVLWLAEASQTGNQTDVIWRGLVLALVFVFYGVAIAASSTPFAALLVDVSTDKQRPALVSIVWSMLMVGIVAGAILLSSFLGSSCATAELSNLIAGVERLISVAPIVIFILVLVSIAGVEPPLKPGKSEDQPRLANHQEISLSRAWTVLKRSPQVGYFFAVLSLFTFALFLQEAVLEPYGGSVFAMDLCVSTRLNAVWGVGTLLGIAATGFLITPRLGAQRTALAGGVLSALFVLLMVLAGLLASTTLFRTALFLFGVGAGISTNASLTLMLGLTSPLMAGTFIGVWGLAQAYARGLATISGGALLSIFGELTGSQNSFGAYAGVFIVQACGLLAAGLLLLRVDTKLFQSKVEQALSSVLTSELD, via the coding sequence GTGGGATCAGCACGGTTCATTGTCCTCGCACTGCGTCTTGGACTGTTTCAGGCCTGTCTAGGCGCTCTCTCCGTTCTCACTCTTGGCATCTTTAACAGGCTGCTAATTGACGAATTTGAGGTCCCTGCCGCTCTGACCGCACTGGCTCTCGGAAGTCAGCAACTGGTTGCTTTTTCGAGAATCTGGTTCGGACAGCAATCGGATCGCTGCCGCTGGAGACAACTGAGGCGCACACCCTTCATTGTTGGTGGGGCTGCTGCGTTTTGCGCATTGACCTGGGTTGCAGGTCGGACCGTTCTCTGGCTGGCGGAAGCATCCCAGACAGGCAATCAGACGGATGTGATCTGGAGAGGCTTGGTCCTCGCTCTGGTGTTTGTGTTCTACGGGGTGGCGATTGCAGCCAGTTCCACTCCTTTTGCGGCGCTGCTAGTTGATGTGAGCACGGACAAACAACGTCCTGCCCTGGTATCCATCGTTTGGTCGATGCTGATGGTTGGGATCGTCGCTGGAGCGATTCTGCTGAGCTCGTTTCTTGGATCCTCTTGCGCCACAGCCGAGCTGAGCAATTTGATCGCCGGAGTGGAAAGGCTGATCAGCGTGGCTCCCATCGTGATCTTCATCCTCGTTTTGGTCTCAATCGCAGGGGTGGAACCACCTCTCAAGCCTGGCAAAAGCGAGGACCAGCCACGCCTGGCAAATCATCAGGAAATTTCACTCAGTCGTGCATGGACTGTGCTGAAGAGATCTCCTCAGGTGGGGTATTTCTTTGCTGTTTTGTCCCTGTTCACTTTCGCGTTATTTCTCCAGGAAGCTGTCCTGGAACCCTACGGCGGGTCGGTTTTCGCCATGGACCTCTGTGTCAGCACACGGCTGAATGCCGTTTGGGGAGTTGGAACATTGCTGGGTATTGCCGCAACAGGCTTCTTGATCACACCACGCCTTGGTGCACAGCGGACGGCACTGGCTGGTGGAGTTCTCTCAGCACTGTTTGTGCTGCTGATGGTTTTGGCAGGATTATTAGCATCAACAACTCTGTTCCGAACAGCACTGTTTCTGTTTGGCGTTGGCGCAGGGATTAGCACCAATGCAAGCCTGACATTGATGCTCGGCCTGACCTCGCCACTGATGGCAGGAACTTTTATCGGAGTGTGGGGGCTAGCCCAGGCGTATGCCAGAGGATTAGCAACGATCAGCGGAGGAGCACTACTGAGCATTTTCGGCGAACTGACGGGATCGCAGAACAGCTTTGGGGCCTACGCCGGGGTGTTCATCGTTCAGGCTTGTGGACTTCTAGCGGCGGGTCTGCTCCTACTACGTGTCGACACCAAGTTGTTTCAATCCAAGGTCGAACAAGCGCTCAGCTCGGTCTTGACCAGTGAGCTCGACTGA
- the clpS gene encoding ATP-dependent Clp protease adapter ClpS has protein sequence MTSSSPGAATVLERQGTTQRYPEARVIVLDDDVNTFEHVVECLCKVIPGMNSDRAWALARRIDGEGRAEVWCGPLEQAELYHQQLGSEGLTMAPVERC, from the coding sequence ATGACTTCGTCATCACCCGGTGCAGCAACGGTTCTCGAACGCCAGGGCACAACTCAGCGCTATCCAGAAGCTCGAGTGATCGTGCTGGACGATGACGTGAACACGTTTGAGCATGTGGTGGAGTGCCTGTGCAAGGTCATTCCTGGCATGAATTCGGATCGAGCCTGGGCTTTGGCACGTCGAATCGACGGGGAAGGTCGTGCCGAAGTCTGGTGTGGTCCGTTGGAGCAAGCTGAGCTGTATCACCAACAGCTTGGTTCAGAAGGCTTGACGATGGCTCCAGTCGAACGCTGCTGA
- the petN gene encoding cytochrome b6-f complex subunit PetN: MLFTLGWASLAAVFSFSIAMVVWGRNGDGSINF, from the coding sequence ATGCTTTTCACCCTGGGTTGGGCCTCTCTCGCAGCTGTGTTCAGCTTTTCGATCGCCATGGTGGTCTGGGGTCGTAATGGTGACGGTTCCATTAATTTCTGA
- the psb29 gene encoding photosystem II biogenesis protein Psp29 has protein sequence MTGSQTIADSKKAFHSAFPYVIPSLYRRTADELLVELHLLSHQTHFRINALFAVGLCQVFQAFTKGYRPEKQLDPLFAALCSCNGFDGDEIKALAQGSSKAVKGHTVDDVQTWLKSKGKGAPEPLASGLSAVTGDEFHYSRLVAVGLFSLLSEAQGNESDDPEELSKTVHAIGEQIGLSRPRLEKDLGLYRSNLEKMVQAVELMEETLAAERRKRERQKAEKASKD, from the coding sequence TTGACTGGGTCCCAGACGATCGCTGACAGCAAGAAAGCCTTTCACTCCGCTTTCCCTTACGTCATTCCTTCGCTGTATCGACGCACAGCCGATGAACTGCTGGTGGAACTCCACCTACTGAGTCATCAAACCCACTTCAGGATCAATGCGTTGTTCGCTGTGGGGCTGTGTCAGGTCTTCCAGGCGTTCACGAAGGGATACCGCCCAGAGAAACAACTCGACCCTTTGTTTGCCGCTCTCTGCAGTTGCAACGGATTTGATGGCGATGAAATCAAGGCTCTCGCGCAAGGGAGCAGCAAAGCCGTCAAAGGACACACTGTTGATGACGTACAAACCTGGTTGAAATCGAAGGGCAAAGGTGCTCCAGAGCCCCTGGCCAGCGGCCTTTCAGCAGTGACCGGAGATGAATTTCACTACTCCCGTCTCGTCGCCGTTGGATTATTCAGCCTGCTCTCCGAAGCTCAAGGCAACGAAAGTGATGATCCCGAGGAACTGAGCAAAACGGTTCACGCCATCGGTGAGCAGATCGGATTGTCTCGTCCTCGCCTGGAGAAGGATCTGGGGCTCTATCGCAGCAACCTCGAAAAAATGGTTCAAGCCGTTGAACTCATGGAGGAAACGCTCGCTGCCGAACGACGCAAGCGCGAACGGCAGAAGGCTGAAAAAGCATCCAAGGATTAA
- the clpP gene encoding ATP-dependent Clp endopeptidase proteolytic subunit ClpP encodes MIPIVIEESGRGERAFDIYSRLLRERIIFLGEAVTSESANRIVAQLLFLEAEDPEKDIYLYINSPGGSVYDGLGIFDTMQHIKPDVQTVCVGLAASMGAFLLCAGTKGKRSSLQHSRIMIHQPLGGARGQASDIRIQADEILYLKDRLNQELADRTSQPLDKIQTDTDRDFFMSPAEAKDYGLIDSVIDKRPVHSV; translated from the coding sequence ATGATCCCCATCGTCATTGAGGAATCCGGACGCGGGGAAAGGGCGTTTGATATTTATTCGCGCTTGCTGCGCGAACGCATCATCTTTCTTGGTGAAGCTGTCACCAGCGAGTCGGCGAACAGGATTGTCGCTCAGTTGCTGTTTCTCGAAGCGGAGGATCCTGAAAAGGACATCTACCTCTACATCAATTCTCCGGGAGGATCTGTCTACGACGGTCTTGGTATTTTCGACACGATGCAGCACATCAAGCCCGATGTACAAACAGTGTGTGTCGGACTAGCCGCAAGTATGGGTGCGTTTCTTTTGTGTGCAGGGACTAAAGGGAAACGCAGCAGTCTCCAGCATTCGCGCATCATGATTCACCAACCACTTGGTGGTGCAAGGGGACAGGCCAGCGATATTCGTATTCAGGCTGACGAAATTCTTTACTTGAAGGATCGCTTGAATCAGGAACTTGCCGATAGAACCAGTCAGCCTCTAGACAAGATTCAAACGGATACTGATCGTGATTTCTTTATGTCCCCAGCTGAAGCTAAGGACTATGGATTGATCGATAGTGTGATCGATAAGCGTCCTGTGCATTCTGTTTGA